CACCATCGACGAGGCCGACACCGTGCAAGCCGATCCGCTGCTGGCCATGGAGTGGATCACCACCTGGGCGCTGGCCGTCAACGAGCAGAACGCCGCCGGCGGGCGGGTGGTCACCGCGCCGACCAACGGCGCGGCCGGGATCATCCCCGCCGTCCTGCACTACTACGTCTCGTTCGTTCCCGGCGCCGACGACGACGGGATCGTGGACTTCCTGCTCACCGCGGCGGCCATCGGGATCCTGTTCAAGGAGGGCGCCTCGATCTCCGGCGCCGAGGTCGGCTGTCAGGGCGAGGTCGGTTCGGCCTGCGCGATGGCCGCCGGCGGGCTGGCCGCCGTCCTCGGGGGTGCGCCCGACCAGGTCGAGAACGCCGCCGAGATCGGCATCGAGCACAACCTGGGATTGACCTGCGACCCCGTCGGGGGGCTGGTGCAGATCCCGTGCATCGAGCGGAACGCGGTCGCCGCGGTCAAAGCCATCACCGCGGCGCGGATGGCCGTCCGCGGGGACGGCGTGCATCACGTCTCGCTGGACACCGCGATCCTCACCATGCGGCAGACCGGCGCGGACATGAGCGACAAATACAAGGAGACCGCCCGCGGAGGGCTCGCTTTGAACGTCGTCGCCTGCTGAGTCACCAACCACACGCTTGGAGGCACTCCTCCAGCGCGGGCAGCGCGCGCTCGCCGAAGTGCCGGACGTTGTTGAGGCGCTTGTGCAGCTGCAGCGCGAACTGCCGGTCCTCGAAGCCGGGGTCGATCGGATACTCGTCCTGGTAGGCCGCCCAGAACTCCTCCAGAGGGTCGGACGCCCGGCGCAGGTAGGCCAGGTCCAGCTCACGGTCCGCGTAGCTGACGGACGGGTCGACCAGCCAGCGCCCGGCGACGACGTTGCCCGGCCACAGGTCGCCATGGGTCAGGCACGGTCGTCCACCGCCGGGCGTGGCGGCCAGCAACTCCTGCAGTGGCCCATCTGCGGCCACCTCGACGCGACGCCGCAGGTCTTCGGAGATGTCGGCGTGCCGCAGATGGTGAAGCACCCGACGCTCGACGTAGAACGTCGGCCAGTCGTCGGCCCAGGTGTTGTCCTGCTCGAACAGACCATGGAAATTGTTGCGGTGCCACCCGAACCGGTCGTTGGTCGTCCGGTGCATGCGAGCCACCGCCCGACCCAGTTCGCCCCACGCGGGCGGCCCGTCGACCTCCTCCAGCACCAACTGCCAGTCGGCGACGTGCAGCACCGCGGGGGTCGGGACGCCCGCGGCGGCCTGCGCGGCGAGGCCCTCGGCTTCGGTGTCGGCCGGGTACGGCGTGTGCTTGACGATCACCCGCCGACCGTCGGCCAGCCGGGCGCGGACGGTGCGGGCGATGAGACCGCCGGAGAGCACCTCGAGTTCGTCCCAGGGCAGCGGATCAACGGGGTTCACAGCTCAGACGTACCCGGACCGGCCAGAGAAAGACAATTCGACCCGGTGCCGAGATGGGTCGAGTCCTCAAGGGCCCTCAAGAGGCAGCTGATGCGGCCACCTACGGGGGGCACCCGAAATCCGGCAACACCCGGTCGGGACGGGGGATCACCCGTGTCACCCGGCGTCGCGATGGGCAGGATGGAGAGTATGAGCGAGCAACGACGTACCGGGGCCAGCCAGAGTCTGGGCGAGGGCGAGAAGAGCGGCAGTTTCGAGCGGGACACCCGCTACATCACCGACCGGATCACCGTCGACGGGCGGGACGGCTGGCCCGTGGAGGCCGGCCGTTACCGCCTCGTGGTCTCCCGGGCCTGCCCGTGGGCGAGCCGCACCGTCATCGTGCGCCGCCTGCTGGGCCTGGAGTCGGCCATCTCGATGGGCATCTGCGGCCCCACCCATGACGAACGGTCGTGGACGTTCGACCTCGACCCGGGCGGCGTCGACCCGGTGCTCGGCTACGAGCGACTGCAGCAGGCGTTCTTCGCGCGCTTCCCCGACTACCCGCGCGGCATCACCGTGCCGGCGATGGTCGACATCCCCACCGGCGGCGTCGTCACCAACGACTACAAGCAGATGGACATCGACCTCGAGACGCAGTGGACCGCGCATTTGCGGGACGGGGCGCCCGACCTGTACCCGGAGAAGTACCGGGACGAGATCGAAGAGGTCGACAAGATCGTCTACCCGGAGATCAACAACGGCGTCTACCGCTGCGGTTTCGCGACCGCCCAGGACGCCTACGAGAAGGCGTTCGACCGGCTGTTCACCGCGATGGACACCATCAGCGAACGGCTCAGCAAGCAGCGTTACCTGGTCGGCGACACCATCACCGAGGCCGACATCCGCCTGTTCACCACGCTGGTCCGGTTCGACCCCGTCTACCACAACCATTTCAAGTGCAATCTCCGCAAATTGTCGGAGATGCCGGTGCTGTGGGCCTACGCGCGAGACCTTTTCCAGACCCCCGGTTTCGGTGACACCGTGGACTTCGTCCACATCAAGCAGCACTACTACGAGGTGCACACGTCGATCAATCCGACCCAGATCGTCCCGGCCGGCCCGGACCTGACGAACTGGTGGGACGCGCACCACCGCGAGGAACTCGGCGGTCGCCCGTTCGGTGACGGCACTCCCCCGCCCCCGGTGCAGCCGGACGAGCAGGTGCCGGACGGGCACGGCGCCCCCCGGTCCTGACTGCGGTCAGATCTCGGCGACCCGGGACACCACCCGGGTCAGCGAGGGCTCCTTCGGCGTGGACCCGGCCCCAAACCGCACGGGCGGGTCCACGGGCCGGAGTTCGCCGAGGTCCTTGCCGTCCAGGTGGACGGTCGCGGCGGTGATGCGGTGCAGGTCGATCGCCGAGTACCACTCGCGGCGCTTCTTGTTGCCGGCACGCGTGCGGACGCCCTTCATGGCCACCCGGGCGACCGGGTCGGTCACCGACGTCCACCACTTGGCCCGGGCCAGCCGACGCGGCACCGCGTACAGCAGCCAGCCGATCGACGGACGGCTGCCGACCTCAAAGGTCAGCACCAGGCCATCGGAGGTGATCTGCCAGGTGCGGCCGTCACGGACCCGCAGCACCGGCGTCACCCGGATCTCGTCGAACGTGTACGTCTCGGCGATGAAGTCGGCGAGTTCCTGGGAGGGGGCGAGCAGGATGCGCTGACCGTCGGGGCGTTCCATCATCACGTCGGTCACCGAGCCGTACGGCGACAGCGGCCACATGCCGACGACGAGCCGGGTCCCCTCTTCGGTCCCGATCCCCGCGATGGCGCCGTCGAACAGCTGCATGCCCTCACCGTAGGCCAGAGGGCCGACAACGAAGGAGTGCCCAGCCGCCGGGCGCCGCGCTCACAGACGACTGACACCCGACAGGGCGAACAGCACCAGATCAGCGGCCGCCACGACCAGGACCAGCAGGAACAACGCCCGTCCGGCGGGCCGACGGGATCCGAGCACGGCGGCCGCCCCGGCCACCGCCGCCAGAGCGACGAGCAGCAGCCACCGCCACCAGGTGGTGGACGCGGCGCCGTCCCAGACGGGGCCGAACAGCACGACGATCGAGCCGGCGAACAGCAGCACGGGGCAGGCGATCGCGGTACCCCGGGCCCCGAGCCGGTGGGGCAGGCCGCGGACGCCGGTGGCCGCGTCGTCGGCCAGGTCGGGCAGGACGTTGGCCAGGTGGGCGCTGGCGCCCAGGACCGCCCCGGCGACCATCGCCCACCCGGGTGGCCAGCGCGGCGGATCCGCGGACAGGGTCGCGACGGCCGGGAGCGCACCGAACGCGACCAGGTAGGGGACGACCGATAAGGCCGTCGCCTTGGCCCCCGCGTTGTAGACCAGCCCGGACACCAGGATGGCCAGCGAGGCCACCGCCCCGGCCGGGCCGAGGAGCAGGGAGAACACCAGGCAGCCGACGGTGGCCGCCGCGGCGGCCAGACCGACCGTGCGGATGCCCAGCGCCCCCCGGGCCACCGGCTTGTCCGTACGGCCGGCGACCTGGTCGCGGCGGGCGTCGATGGCATCGTTCGACCAGCCGATGGCCAGCTGCCCGGTCAGCACCGCCAGCACCACGAGTACGGCGGTCAGTGCGGGCAGGCCGGCGAGCAACGCCAGACCGGCGGACAGCCCGGTGACGGCCGCGGTGGGGACGGGGTGGCAGCTGGCCACCAGGGCACGCAGCATTTCCCTCCCCACCTCCCGTCAAACGCATTCCGGCGCATCGGATTTCGGCTGGTCGTTACGCTCTTCAGATCCCGGACGTTCCGAACTCCTGCACCGTACTGTGGAGAAATGACGTCGCTGGCCGCGGTCCACGGAGTGCTGCCGCCGCACCGCTACCCACAGGACAAGATCACCGAGGCGTTCGCCGAGCTGGTCGGGGTCGGGCCGGACCGGGTGGAGCTGCTGCGCCGGATCCACGCCAACGCCCGGGTCGACAGCCGCTCCCTGGCCCTGCCGTTGGAGCAGTACCGCGAACTGACCGACTTCAGCGCCGCGAACGACGCCTGGATCACCGTCGCCGAGGACCTCGCCGTGCAGGCCATCGAGGGCGCCCTGGCCCAGGCTGGGCTGGCGGCCGACGAGATCGACGTGCTGTTCTCCACCACCGTCACCGGCCTGGCCGTGCCCTCCCTCGACGCGCGGATCGCCCGGCGGCTGGGCCTGCGGCCCGACATCAAGCGGGTACCGCTGTTCGGGCTCGGCTGCGTCGCCGGGGCGGCCGGCATCGCCCGGATGCACGACTATCTCAAGGGCTGGCCGGACCAGGTCGGCGTGCTGCTCTCGGTCGAGCTCTGCTCGCTGACCGTGCAGCGGGACGACACGTCGATGGCCAACCTGGTCGGCTCCGGGCTGTTCGGCGACGGCGCCGCCGCGGTCGTCGCCGTCGGGTACCAGCGAGCCGCCCGCGAAGGGACGGCCGGACCGCGGGTGGTCGCCACCCGCAGCGCGCTCTACCCGGACACCCAGGGCGTGATGGGGTGGGACATCGGCGCCACCGGGTTCCGGATCGTGCTGACCAGCGAGGTCCCGGACCTGGTGCACCGTCACCTCGGCGATGACGTGCGCGCCCTGCTGGCCGACCATGGCCTGACGACCGACGACGTGGCCGCGTGGGTGTCGCATCCCGGCGGCCCGAAGGTCATCGAAGCCATCGAGTCCGAGCTGGGCGTCGGCCCCGAGGCCCTGGAACTGACGTGGCGGTCGCTGGCCGAGATCGGCAACCTCTCGTCGTCCTCGGTGCTGCACGTGCTGCGCGACACCCTGCGGGACCGGCCCCCGTCACCGGGTTCGACCGGGGTGCTGATGGCGATGGGCCCGGGGTTCTGTGCCGAGCTCGTGCTGCTGGAATGGTGACGGCCCGGTGATCGCGTACACGCTGTTCGTGCTGGCCGTCGGGGTCGAGCGGCTGGCCGAGATGGTCGTCTCCAAGCGTCATCTCGCCTGGGCGCTGGCCCGTGGTGGGCGGGAGTACGGCCGCGGGCACTTCCCGCCGATGGTCGCCCTGCACACCGCGCTGCTGCTCGGCTGCGTGGCGGAGGTGTGGCTGCTGGACCGGCCGTTCCTGCCGTGGCTGGGCTGGCCGATGGTCGCAGTCGTGGTCGGCACCCAGGCGCTGCGCTGGTGGTGCATCCGCACCCTCGGCTCGCAGTGGAACACCCGGGTCGTCGTAGTGCCGGGGATGCCGCTGGTCAGCGGTGGGCCGTATCGCTGGTTCAAGCATCCGAACTACGTGGCCGTCGTGCTGGAGGGCATCGCCCTGCCGCTGGTGCACAGCGCGTGGATCACCGCGGTGGTGTTCACGCTGCTCAACGCCTGGTTGCTGCGGGTGCGTCTGGGGGTCGAGAACCGGGCGTTGCTGGATTCCGAGCTGCCCCCGGCCGACCGGTCGGCCGCACCGCGGTGACCGACATCCTGGTGGCCGGGGCCGGTCCGGCTGGCCTGGCCACCGCGCTGCTGGCCGCGCGGGCCGGGTTCGACGTGCGCGTGATCGACCCCCGGGTCGGAGCGGGCGGCGATTCAAGCCCGATCGACAAGGCCTGCGGCGAGGGCCTGATGCCCGGCGCGGTTGCTGCGTTGCGGTCGCTGGGGGTGCGACCGGCGGGGCGGGAGTTCGCCGGGATCGAGTACGCCGACGGCCGGCGACGGGCGGTGGCGGACTTCCCTGCCGGTCCCGGTCTCGGGGTGCGGCGCACGGCGTTGTCGTCGGCGCTGCTGACCGCGGTGGTCGACGCCGGAGTCCCCGTACAGGCCGGCTCGGTCCGGTCGGTCGATCAGGACGACAGCGGGGTCACCGTCGACGGACAGCGATGTCGCTACCTGATCGCCGCCGACGGGCTGCACTCGCCGATCAGCCGCCTACTCGCCCTCGACCGACCGGCCAAGGGGCGGCAGCGGTGGGGGCAGCGGCGGCATTTCGGGGTGGCGCCGTGGAGCGACCGGGTGCAGGTGCACTGGTCGCCGCACGGTGAGGCGTACGTGACGCCGGTGGCCGACGACCTGGTCGGGGTGGCCGTCCTCAGCTCCGAGAAGGTTCCATTCGCCGAGCAGTTGCGGTGGTTCCCCCAGATCGCCGAGCGGGTGGCCGGTTCCGACGGCGGACCAGTGCGGGGCGCGGGCCCACTGCGGCGCCGGACGACGAAGCGCGTCGCCGGGCGGGTACTGCTGGTCGGGGACGCCTCCGGATACGTCGACGCGCTCACGGGCGAAGGTGTCGCCGTGTCGCTGGCCTGCGCACAGGCGCTGGTCGACTGCCTGCACCGGGGACGCCCGCAGGAGTACGAGAAGCGTTGGCGCACGGCCTCCCTGCGGTACCGGGCGTTGACGTCCGGGGTGCTGTGGGCGTCGGGGCGGCCGGTGCTGCGGCGGCGGATCGTGCCGACCGCCGCAGCGTTGCCGTGGGTTTTCCGGGGTGTGGTCGGACAGTTGGCCCGCTAGAGCGACCGTCGCGTCGCGGTCACGACAGGACGGTCACGGTGGGTCCGGCGTCGACGAGGATGGCTTCGCCACTGGGGCGGCGGGGTTCCATGGTCAGCAGGTCGACCGCGGCGCGGGCTACGTCGTCGACGGGGGTCAGCCGGCCGCTGGGGGCGAAACCGGCGGCGAAGCCGTTCTTGTCGTCGGGCGCCCCGCCGGTCAAACGGTCGACCATGGGGGTGTCGATCACCCACGGGCAGAGTGTGTAGACGTCGATGCCGGCGTCGGCGAGCAGGGGCGCGGCGCTGCGGCCGGCGGCCACCACGCCCGCCTTCGCCGCCGCGTAGGGCACGGCGATCGGCACCGGCAGCACGGTGCCGACGAAGGACGCGGTGTTGACGATGACGCCGCCGCTGCGCAGGTGCGTGGAAGCGTGGTGCAGGCCGGACAGCACGCTGGTCAGGTTGGCGTCGACGACCTCGCGGAGGGCCTCGGCGGTCCAGGTGTCCATCGGGCCGATGGGTCCCTCAGTGCCCGCGTTCGAGAACCAGTAGTCGATCGGACCATCGGCTGCGGCGACCCGCGCGAGTTCGGCCACGTCCGCGTCGTTCGTGACGTCGGCGGCGACGAACCGGGCATGACCCCCGGCGTCGGTGATGGCCTGGACGACAGCGGCCCCGCGCTCGGCGTTGCGGCCGGAGACGACGACGTGGGCGCCGGCGGCGGCGAGGCGGTGCGCGATGGCCGCGCCGATGCCGCTGGTGGAGCCGGTGACGACGGCGGTCCGTCCGGTCAGATCGGTCATGGTGCGTTCTCTCCTGTCAAAGGATGGGTGGGTGGTCAGACGGACAAGCTGTGGCCGGCGAGCAGTTTCTCGATGTCCTCGGCGAGACCGGTTGCACCGGGGGCGGTGTCGATAACCGCACCGATGCGCCGGGCGTTCGCCGCGTAGCTGGGGTCGGCCAGGATCCGCTGCACGGCGTCACGGATGGCCGATGCCTTCGGCCGACCGGTGCGGAGGTTGATTCCGACGCCGGCGGCCTGCACCCGGGCCGAGGTCTCGACCTTGTCCTCGGAGTCGCCGGCGATGACGATCGGCACACCGTGTCGCATGGCGTGGTGGAGCCCGCCGTAGCCGCCATTGGTGACCAGCACGCTGGTGCGCTCCAGCAGCTCGTCGTACGGGAGATAACTGGCGGCGAAGGCGTTCGCCGGGAGGGCCGGCAGGGTGTCGACGTCACGTCCGCCGGTGGTGACGGCGACCTGCACCGGCAGGCTGGCCAGGGCGGTGACGGTGGGCAGGATGACCTCGGAGTAGTCGGTGTTGGCCACCGTGCCCTGGGTGACGTGGACGAGCGGGAGTGCCGGGTCGAGCTCGTCGAACCAGGGCGGGGCGGGCGTGGGCTGGCTGGCTGCGGTTGCCATCGGCCCGTAGAAGCGCAGGTCCGGCGGGGCGTCGCTGCGGTGGTACTCGAAGTCCTCGACGGTGAATTGGGCAAGCAGGTCGCTGCGGGAGAGGACGTCCATGAAGAACGCGCCGTCCAGCGGCGGCGCGCCGACGTCGGCGAGGAAGCGGTCGAGCGACTTGTGGACCGGTCGCAGCACGAGCCGGGAGGTGCGGCTCAACAGGCGGTTTCGCATCCGGTTGAGCGTGGGCTGCCGGAGCGGCGTGATGCCGAGGCCGTACGGGGCGGTGTCGCGGCTGGAGAACCCGGCCGGTCCGATGCCGCACAGGACGGTGAGCGGACGCTCGGCCCGCGGTCGCCCGAAGAGGGTTTGGACGCCCAGGAAGGTCATGTCGTGCAGGACAACGTCGGCCGGTTCGCCGCGTAGGAGCTGTTCCAGGCAGGCGGCGGCGGGCCCGGCCGGGTCGACGAAGGCCCGCTCGACGCCCCGGTTGATGGTGGCCAGACCTCGTTCCCGTTTCTCGTCGCCGGCGCCGATCGAGTCGAGGGTGTCGGCCTCGGCCGGGAGGGGGACGAAGGGGATGCCGGCTCGGGTGACCATCGGTTCGTAGCGGGCACCGGTGAGCATCCGGACGCGCCACCCGCGGCGGTGCAGCTCCTGGGCGACGACGAGCAGCGGGCCGACGTGGCCGACGGCGGGCATGCTGCAGAGCAGGGCGGATCGGGTCATGGGGTGGCTCCCAGGTGGTCGGCGAGGCGACCGAGCTGCCCGGTCAGCCAGGTGCGGTAGGCGGCGATGTCCCAACCGCGGGTGACGGTGAGGTGGGTCCAGGGGTCGGGACCGGTGAGGAGGCCGAGCACGTCGGCGGCGCCGTCGAGCTGGTCATCGCGGATGCGACCGCGCTGGAGGAACCAGCCGGCGGCAATGGTCATGTCGCGGTGGCGGCGCTTCTCGAGGTCGAGATAGGCGGCCCGGACCAGGGTGTCGCTGTCGGCCGCCGCGTACATCGCGCGCACGATCGCCGCCGACCGCTGATTGGCGGCGATGAGAAAGTCGACGTACCGGGCGATGGCCAGGTCGGTGTCGGGTTCGCTCATGATCGCGACCAGTTCCGGTCGTTCGGTGAGCGAGTGCCGGCCCTCGTCGCCGGCGAACGAGCGCTCGACCGCGGCGATCAGCAGCGCGTGCTTCGGTCCGTTCAGATGGACCGTCGGCACCGAGACGCCCGCCGCGGCGGCGATGGCTTTGGTCGAGGTGGCCACGTAGCCGTCACGGATGAACAGCCGCGCGGCCGACTCGACGATGGTGATGCGAGTCGCGGCCGCCTCGGCCTGCCGTTGCGGGGAGTGGTAGCTACGAGGCATTCCGGGCGGCCTCGTTCCCGGACGACGAACCCCGGCGGGGTGCGGCTCGCTGGGGGCGCATCGGACCCGCGGTGGACAAGGCAGTCGCGCACCGCATGGGACCTCCCCCGGCCGGATCGAGTCGACCTCCGGGATCGGGGCCGCCCCGTCAGATTCCGTTATAGCGGCGCTCTAGTCAATACAGATCGGCCGTTGGCGCCCAGATGAGGGATCGGCCACCGTCGCGGTGCTCGCGGGGGATAACCACTGGAGTAGAGATTCAGGCCCCCGGCACGCCCCAGAAGTCGCGCAGGTCCCTTCCGACCCCGTAGTCACCCGGTACCGACGCCTGCAGCCGGTGGTCCGGCCGCCGGCCACCGTCGGGCGGGACGACCCGGCCGATTCCCGGTCCACGACGTGACCGGGCCAGCTGGCGGGGGCTGCCCTCCCGGACGTACACGGCGGCCAGCGCGCACGCCTCGCCGATCATCATGCTGCGACCCGTCGCCGTGGACGGGCCGTCGCTCAGCAGCCAGTCGGCGACCGCACAGACACGGACCAACTCGTCGTCGGTACACGTGAGGATCCATTCCGCAGTGGCCGCCTCGCCGTACCGGTCGAGAGCCTCGGCGACCATGTCCACGCCCGTCGTCAGCACGATCGTCACGGTAACGGCGCCGCTGTCCGGTCGGCGGCCGCCGCCCGCATCGCATCGGCGACCGCCGCGATCGCCGGCGTCCGTGCGGCCCGGGTCGAGAGGAAGACCTCACGTCCCACCGGCCCTCGCTCCACCGGCCGGGTCACCACCCCGGGCGCCGGGTGGTGGGCGAGCACGAGATCCGGGAGCAGCGCGACGGCTCCCGCGGTGCGGACCAACTCGATCTGGGTGAGGAAGTCGTCCGAGCTGTACCGCAGGTCAGGCTCAAAGCCGCCGGCCTCGCGGCAGGCGCGCACCACCATCTCGCGGTGACCGGTTCCGGGTTGCGACGCCACCCATGTCGCCGCGGCGAGTTCCGCCAGGGGCACCCGTGCGCGGTCCGCCGCCTCATGGCCCAGCGGCAGTACCAGCCGATTCTGTTCGCGCAGCAACGGTTCCCGGACGAGGTCGTCGTGCACGGCGAGCGGATGGCCTTCGTACTCGTCCCCGACCACCGCATCCAACTGCTGCAGGCGCAGCGCGGGCGCCGCCAGTTCCACGTCGATCTCGGTGGCCTCCACCCGGATGGCCGGATGCTCCCCCAGCACCGAACGGATCGCCGGCACGACGATGCTCAGGAACGCCGACTGGAAGGCGGCCACCCGCACGACCCCGGCCGGCCGGCCGGCGGCGACCGAGGCCAGTTCGGCCTCCGCCGCCTCCACCCCGGCGAGCAGGGACGCGGCGTGCCGCACCAACACCGCACCCGCGTCGGTCAGGCGCACGTTGCGGCCCACCCGTTCCAGCAGCGGAGCACCGGCCTCGCGCTCCAGGACGGCGAGCTGCTGGGAGATGGCGCTCGGCGTGTAGCCGAGCGACCGGGCCGCCGCGTGGACGGTGCCGCGGCCAGCCACTTCGCGGAGCAGTCGCAGGCGGTGCAGGTCCAGCATCTGTTCACCATAGCTACACGATCACGTACACCAACTGGAGATGGACGTGAACGTTGTGGCGCGCCGATGATCACCGCGTGGGAACCGCTCTCTGCCTGTTGTCCGCCGTCGGCTTCGGCGTCATGGCCGTCTTCGGCAAGCTCTCGTACGACGCCGGGGCGTCCGTCGACATGGTGCTGCTGGCCCGATTCGGGATTGCCGGGGCGGTGCTGCTGGCCGTGGCGGCGGCACGACATGCCTTTCGGGGCCTGACCGTCCGGCCGGTGGTCACCGGGTTGGCCATGGGCGCGATCGGCTACGCCCTGCAGGCCGGCTTCTATTTCGCGGCCCTGACGCGTGTCGACGCCTCGCTGGTCGCGCTGATCCTCTACGTCTATCCGGTGCTCGTCATGGCCGGCGCGATCGCACTGCGCCGTGAACGGGCCTCGGTGCGCCGGTGCGTCGCCCTGGTGGTCGCCCTGACCGGCATCGTCCTGGTGCTCGCCGGCGCGAGTGCAGGCCAGATCGACGCCCTCGGAGCCCTTCTCGCCCTGGGATCGGCGCTGACGTACACCGTCTACATCCTGGTCGGTGACCGCCTCACCGCCGACGTCCCGGCGCTGCCGTTGTCCGCGCTGGTCTGCTGCGGAGCGTTCGGCACGTTCCTGATCATCGGAACCACCGGCCACACCGTCGATCTCGCCATCGCGCCGGTCGGCTGGCTGTGGTTGACGGCGATCGCACTGATCAGCACCGTGGCCGCCGTGCTGTGCTTCTTCGCCGGCCTGGCCCGCGTCGGTCCGTCCAAAGCGGCCATCCTCTCCATCCTCGAACCGGTCGTCACCGTGGGATCGGCGGCCCTCGTCTTCGGCGAGTCGATGGGCCCCGCCCAGTGGTGCGGCGGGCTGCTGGTCCTGGGTGCTGTCGTCATCGTGCAGTGGAAGCGGCGGTCGCGTCCGGTGGCGACCGACCCGGTCACCACGGCGAACGGTCCGGCTGCGATCCCCGCCCGGTGCGCCGCCGCCGAGGGGTGAGGCCGGTTCACCCGGGTACTTCTCTCCCCGTTCGCGACGGACATCCCCTCGTGGACGGCTTGGAAAGGAGGCCCCCCGTGGCCGATATCGCGATCTTCGACGTCGACGGCACCCTGGTCGACAGCAACTACCAGCACGCGCTCGCCTGGTACCGGGCGTTCCGGCGCTACGACATCACCCTGCCGCTGTGGCGCATCCACCGGGCGCTCGGCATGGGCGGTGACCAGCTGGTCGGCGCGGTCGCCGGCGACCGGGTCGAGGAGGAGCACGGCGACGACCTGCGGGACGCCTGGCTGGAGGAGTTCGATCCGCTGCTGCCCGAGGTGGCCCCGATCGAGGGCGCCCGCGACCTGCTCGTCGAGGTCAAGCGACGCGGATTCCGCCTGGTGCTAGCCAGTTCCGGCGAGGAACGCATCGTGAAGGCGTTCCTCGAGCTGTTCGACGGGGAGGCACTCGCCGACGCGTGGACGACGTCCGCCGACGCCGAACACAGCAAGCCCGCAACGGATCTCGTCGAGACCGCGGTGCAGAAGGTCGGCGGCGGCTCGGGCGTCATAGTCGGCGACGCCACCTGGGACTGCATCGCCGCCGGCAAGCTCGGCTTCCCCACGATCACCGTGCAGACCGGCGGGTTCTCCCCGGACGAGCTCCGGGAGAGCGGGGCCATCAAGGTCTACGACTCCCTGGTCGAGCTCCGGGAGAACCTGGACGACACCCCGCTACGGGCGGCCGACTGAATCACCGGCGGCGCAGCGAACCGAGCGAGGACACCGACACCGCCAGCACCGACACCGCGATCAGCGCACCGATCGGGGCGATCACCACCCACGGGGCCCGCTCGACGTAGGCCATGCCCTCGGACAGCACGAGGCCCCAGTTCGGCGACGGCGGCTGCGATCCCAACCCGAGGAAGCCGAGAGCGGCCAGGGCCAGGGCAATCCC
This sequence is a window from Nakamurella flava. Protein-coding genes within it:
- a CDS encoding HAD family hydrolase: MADIAIFDVDGTLVDSNYQHALAWYRAFRRYDITLPLWRIHRALGMGGDQLVGAVAGDRVEEEHGDDLRDAWLEEFDPLLPEVAPIEGARDLLVEVKRRGFRLVLASSGEERIVKAFLELFDGEALADAWTTSADAEHSKPATDLVETAVQKVGGGSGVIVGDATWDCIAAGKLGFPTITVQTGGFSPDELRESGAIKVYDSLVELRENLDDTPLRAAD
- a CDS encoding DMT family transporter: MGTALCLLSAVGFGVMAVFGKLSYDAGASVDMVLLARFGIAGAVLLAVAAARHAFRGLTVRPVVTGLAMGAIGYALQAGFYFAALTRVDASLVALILYVYPVLVMAGAIALRRERASVRRCVALVVALTGIVLVLAGASAGQIDALGALLALGSALTYTVYILVGDRLTADVPALPLSALVCCGAFGTFLIIGTTGHTVDLAIAPVGWLWLTAIALISTVAAVLCFFAGLARVGPSKAAILSILEPVVTVGSAALVFGESMGPAQWCGGLLVLGAVVIVQWKRRSRPVATDPVTTANGPAAIPARCAAAEG
- a CDS encoding TetR/AcrR family transcriptional regulator, which gives rise to MPRSYHSPQRQAEAAATRITIVESAARLFIRDGYVATSTKAIAAAAGVSVPTVHLNGPKHALLIAAVERSFAGDEGRHSLTERPELVAIMSEPDTDLAIARYVDFLIAANQRSAAIVRAMYAAADSDTLVRAAYLDLEKRRHRDMTIAAGWFLQRGRIRDDQLDGAADVLGLLTGPDPWTHLTVTRGWDIAAYRTWLTGQLGRLADHLGATP
- a CDS encoding LysR family transcriptional regulator: MLDLHRLRLLREVAGRGTVHAAARSLGYTPSAISQQLAVLEREAGAPLLERVGRNVRLTDAGAVLVRHAASLLAGVEAAEAELASVAAGRPAGVVRVAAFQSAFLSIVVPAIRSVLGEHPAIRVEATEIDVELAAPALRLQQLDAVVGDEYEGHPLAVHDDLVREPLLREQNRLVLPLGHEAADRARVPLAELAAATWVASQPGTGHREMVVRACREAGGFEPDLRYSSDDFLTQIELVRTAGAVALLPDLVLAHHPAPGVVTRPVERGPVGREVFLSTRAARTPAIAAVADAMRAAAADRTAAPLP